Proteins from a genomic interval of Sugiyamaella lignohabitans strain CBS 10342 chromosome C, complete sequence:
- a CDS encoding putative amidotransferase (Putative glutamine amidotransferase; has Aft1p-binding motif in the promoter; may be involved in copper and iron homeostasis; YLR126C is not an essential protein; relocalizes from nucleus to cytoplasmic foci upon DNA replication stress; GO_component: GO:0005737 - cytoplasm [Evidence IEA,IEA]; GO_component: GO:0005737 - cytoplasm [Evidence IDA] [PMID 14562095]; GO_component: GO:0005737 - cytoplasm [Evidence IDA] [PMID 22842922]; GO_component: GO:0005634 - nucleus [Evidence IDA] [PMID 22842922]; GO_function: GO:0003674 - molecular_function [Evidence ND]; GO_function: GO:0016740 - transferase activity [Evidence IEA]; GO_process: GO:0006878 - cellular copper ion homeostasis [Evidence IEP,ISS] [PMID 14534306]; GO_process: GO:0006879 - cellular iron ion homeostasis [Evidence IEP,ISS] [PMID 14534306]; GO_process: GO:0006541 - glutamine metabolic process [Evidence IEA]), whose amino-acid sequence MEMHRDIVPDLPINTELLFSNDICYNQGFYRKDSILTVQGHPEFNEDIINKIVDVRADTGVISPELANDARNRSGDRNDGPGLAKVMVKFITEGLE is encoded by the coding sequence ATGGAAATGCATAGGGATATTGTACCAGACCTCCCCATCAATACTGAGTTGTTGTTCTCAAATGACATTTGTTATAATCAAGGATTTTATAGAAAGGACTCAATTCTCACGGTACAGGGTCATCCCGAATTCAATGAAGATATCATTAACAAAATTGTAGACGTTCGTGCTGACACTGGTGTGATCTCTCCTGAGCTCGCAAACGATGCACGTAACAGATCAGGTGATCGTAATGACGGACCTGGTTTGGCTAAAGTAATGGTTAAGTTCATAACCGAAGGTTTAGAATAG